Part of the Impatiens glandulifera chromosome 8, dImpGla2.1, whole genome shotgun sequence genome is shown below.
tgataaaataactatattaaatataattcacatccaaaatatattaattaattttatgatgtGAAATACTCTTTACAAAtgtatcaatttaaaatattaaattttataaattttaattttaattaatattttttacatttaacttcttaaatattaattttttattattatataaaagaaaaatgttatatttattaaattatttaattattttattcaactcaaaaactttatttttaagttaatatttatctttatttatttaatcaataaatcttattttaaacaattattattttttattattatttataaacttactttatgtaattttttaatagttatagtgttgtgttttaatatttaattatttcaaaattatttattaaaaatatatttaatgtaaatgaTGATTACTGAAATGTATAGAACGTGGCTTGGAAGTAGAGGGAGAAGCTATCTTCCAAAAATATGAGTCTTTGATTCAATTTCTTAATATTAATCTTCAACCAAAATGTCATCATTCTTACCACTTCTCGCTTTAATGGTTTAGGTTTTCCTATCCCACCTTCTCTTCTTCACTGTTCTTCATCATCACTTCAATCTTTTGTTTATGGGTTTAAAGGATTCTGGCCTAGGGTTCGTTCGTTCGGAGataatgaatctgttttcttcGGAAGACTTCTAATTCGTCAATCACCCACCTAAAGTAAGCTTCTTTGACTATATCAAATTTAGGGTTTTGCTTTATTTCTGTTAAAGTACAGAGATTTATGTCTATTTTGACTGTTCAATCGAACCCTTTTGTGGGTTTACATGCCTGTGAACTGATGGTAGTTAATTCGTATTATTCAGATTTTTCATGGATTTCTTAATTAATGTGATTATTTACAGGTGTGTAGATTTGCTTTATTTGTGTTCAATCGATCCTTTAAAGGTTTACATTCCAATGAACTGATGTGATTCTTTGCAGTTATGGTCTATGTATGAACTAGATTTGTATCAGATTTCACCAGGTTTGGAGGATCTTGAATCAAAATGTCGAAATCCCGCATGATTCATCCACCTCTGGCAAGATCTTGAATCAGATTGatcttttcttttcattttttctgtTTGGTAAAGTAAATGTTTTATGATAAGAGTCTGTGTTTGTTTACAGGTTGATACAACAGCTTGTTTATGCAGAGTAGATGGAGGGGCAAGGAGATTTGTCCCTGGATCAAAACTCTGTCTTCAACCCGATATTAAACGATCTGTTCATCCATCGAAGGAGAAACAATCGACAAATCGGGGCGAAAGGAGTAGGAATCAAGCGCCTCTAATCCCGGGATTACCTGATGATCTTGCCATAGCTTGCTTAATCCGAGTGCCGAGAGTTGAACACTGTAAACTCCGGTTGGTTTGTAAACGATGGTATAGGCTTTTATCAGGAAATTTCTTCTATTCCTTAAGAAAGAACCAAGGAATATCGGAAGAATGGGTATACGTATTGAAACGAGATAAAGAGGGTCGAATCACATGGCATGCTTTCGACCCAACTCACCACCTTTGGCATCCTCTGCCCCCTGTTCCAAACGAATACTCCCAAGCTCTAGGGTTCGGATGCGTCGTTCTAAGCGGTTGCCATTTGTATTTATTAGGTGGAAAAGACCCGATCAAGGGTTCGATGAGACGCGTTGTGTTCTACAGCGCGCGAACCAATAAATGGCACCGAGCCCCCGACATGCTTCGGAGACGTCATTTCTTCGGATCCTGCGTTATAAACAATTGTTTGTACGTCGCGGGTGGGGAAAACGAAGGGAATCACCGTTCTTTGAGATCAGCCGAGGTTTACGACCCTAACAAGAATCGATGGTCGTTTGTTTCGGAAATGGGGACCGGGATGGTTCCGTTTATTGGGGTTGTGTTTGGAGGGAAGTGGTTCTTGAAGGGATTGGGCGGTCATAGACAAATATTGAGCGAGGTTTACGAACCTGAGACCGACAGGTGGCAAGCTGTTTACGACGGTATGATTGCGGGGTGGAGGAATCCTTGTTGTTCGTTGAATGGGAATTTGTACGGTTTGGATTGCGTTGACGGGTGTAAACTTAGGGTTTACGATAAAGATGGGGATTGTTGGAAGAAGCATGTTGATAGTAAGATGCATATTGGGAATTCCAAGGCTTTAGAGGCTGCTGCTTTGGTTCCATTGAATGGGAAGCTTTGTATAGTTCGAAATAACATGAGTGTTTCTTTGGTTGATGTTTCGAGATTTGAGGATGTGAAGAATTCGGTCGCGATCGAGTGCTTGTGGGAGACGATTGCGGGGAAAGAAGGGCAGTTTAAAACGTtggttaataatatattgtctAGTCTTGCTGGAAGGAACCGGCCTAAGAGTCATATTGTTCACTGTCAAGTTCTTCAAGCTTGAACAGGTTAGCTAGCCTGCCCATTGTGTTGTTTTTGATCAAAAAAGTTGCATAATGTTCGGTTTTTGgtctacttttttttattgtagttTGATTAGTATTTGGATCAGGAAATTTCACATGGTAATACACAAATCATGTTTATACACTTTTGTTGTTTATTGCATTGCATAAGATAAATTTGATTGCTAATCATGTAAATTACTTAGGTCAAAGATCAATTAAGTAATAAGTTCTTGAATTATCATATGTTATATCTTGTTGGTTAGGTTTAGTTGTGACAACCTTACTAGACAAAATTATCAAACTAATGGTATGCCTCAATTATGACTTCTTATATGTTCAACTTCTTTTCATTCTAAAAAAAGACAGTTAACAATTCCATGAATTCAATCACAGATCTCAGTTAGTTAGTGAAGTCTCATTTTGGGATTTAAATGTAACATATGATATAGCATGTTGGAATTAAATGGTTTTTTTAGccaattataaattttgagaatttttttatgtttttatttttgctcCAAAATGGTTATTTAGAGAATGTTTGGCTACAAGTTTGAACACTCGTGATGTTTTGTGTTTCGATTCATGAATTTCTCTACTATcatttatatcacatttttatatattaagaaaaaagaaaattatgaatcCAATCATACTAAATGAGAGAAGATAactatggtttttttttttttttttttttttaagaaaccaaacaaaattaattttttaatcaaattttaaaaaaaaaactcaatctGAACTAGGCCTATATATTACTATAGGTTGATAgtttaatttatctaaaatctactctctctctctctctctatatatatatatatatatattgtttaggatttgataaatttaaatataattcactCTGTTATACATTTGGTtggattgataaaaaaaaattaaatattcaaactcTTTGTATTGATTAATTTACAAacataatacaaaatttaaaataattgttattaaacaaagatgaaaaattatatttttaaaattttcatatatcatAACTAGTGAATTGTATTGttttaatatcttatatttctact
Proteins encoded:
- the LOC124912187 gene encoding F-box/kelch-repeat protein At1g55270-like, producing MSKSRMIHPPLVDTTACLCRVDGGARRFVPGSKLCLQPDIKRSVHPSKEKQSTNRGERSRNQAPLIPGLPDDLAIACLIRVPRVEHCKLRLVCKRWYRLLSGNFFYSLRKNQGISEEWVYVLKRDKEGRITWHAFDPTHHLWHPLPPVPNEYSQALGFGCVVLSGCHLYLLGGKDPIKGSMRRVVFYSARTNKWHRAPDMLRRRHFFGSCVINNCLYVAGGENEGNHRSLRSAEVYDPNKNRWSFVSEMGTGMVPFIGVVFGGKWFLKGLGGHRQILSEVYEPETDRWQAVYDGMIAGWRNPCCSLNGNLYGLDCVDGCKLRVYDKDGDCWKKHVDSKMHIGNSKALEAAALVPLNGKLCIVRNNMSVSLVDVSRFEDVKNSVAIECLWETIAGKEGQFKTLVNNILSSLAGRNRPKSHIVHCQVLQA